In the genome of Hydractinia symbiolongicarpus strain clone_291-10 chromosome 5, HSymV2.1, whole genome shotgun sequence, one region contains:
- the LOC130645908 gene encoding high choriolytic enzyme 1-like, whose translation MSNNLHHNFEVSVLTRRRDCKRTNFLYKRLYSTKIEFTALFYREQEDEEKMLVKDVMKSISMNSCVKFKEIPRDDKTTFHVRIVSEIGCASEYAGRGNVMFFQKLSLQRDICLQKWVIAHELFHVLGFQHEMNRPDRDRYVNIIWENIDKKKNEVQFERISLSNAETFDVAYEYNSIMHYHAYTFAINKNKPSILPTDPTMSYLSIGPGDKPTEMDYFKLNLLYDCKSSNTPISAWTKWGPCLEYADHTYHRIRQRFCSHEDVSECWELIEKRVQTERKSCDEKTEDLATWNRWSTWSYCNVLPGRIFLPQERTRDCPKKKRCWGSSKQSRPCRTDETVRGQYNSLNHTSLFLLKNSTL comes from the exons ATGAGCAATAATCTTCACCACAATTTTGAAGTTTCCGTTTTAACGAGAAGACGTGATTGTAAGCGTACCAATTTTCTTTACAAAAGGTTATACAGCACTAAAATAGAGTTCACAGCACTGTTTTACCGAGAGCAGG agGACGAAGAAAAAATGTTGGTTAAAGACGTCATGAAATCTATTTCGATGAACTCTTGCGTCAAATTCAAGGAAATACCAAGAGATgataaaactacttttcatgTTCGAATTGTCTCAGAGATTGG TTGTGCATCAGAATATGCTGGGCGAGGTAATGTTATGTTCTTTCAGAAGCTTTCCTTACAAAGAGATATATGTTTACAGAAGTGGGTTATTGCACATGAACTTTTTCATGTATTGGGATTCCAGCATGAAATGAATCGACCGGATCGTGACAGATACGTGAATATTATATGGGagaatattgataaaaaaaagaatgaag TACAATTTGAAAGAATATCGTTGAGTAATGCTGAAACATTTGATGTTGCCTACGAATACAATTCTATTATGCATTATCATGCTTATACATTTGCGATAAACAAGAACAAACCGTCGATTCTTCCCACTGATCCTACAATGTCATACTTGTCGATCGGACCTGGAGATAAACCTACAGAGATGGATTATTTCAAGTTGAATCTCTTATATGACTGCA AAAGCAGCAACACTCCAATTAGCGCTTGGACAAAATGGGGCCCATGTCTCGAATACGCTGATCACACGTATCATAGAATTCGTCAGCGATTCTGTTCACATGAAGATGTCAGTGAATGTTGGGAACTCATTGAGAAACGGGTTCAAACCGAAAGAAAGAGTTGTGATGAAAAGACTGAAGATCTAGCAACCTGGAATAGATGGTCAACCTGGTCTTATTGCAACGTATTGCCTGGAAGAATATTCCTCCCACAAGAAAGAACACGCGATTGTCCAAAAAAGAAGAGGTGCTGGGGTTCTAGTAAGCAATCAAGACCCTGCCGAACGGATGAAACAGTTCGAGGTCAGTATAATTCTTTAAACCACACATCACTCTTTTTGCTTAAAAATTCTACTCTGTGA